GGAGGTCACCGCCGGCGTCGACGCCACCAATCTCACCGCCATCGTCACAGGTCTCCATCTCTTCCTTGTTCCTTCTTTCAGTTCAGTGCAGCGATGCTTTCTCTAGCGGTCCTCAGGCTCAAGCCAGTCGCTGCAGAGCTAGTAGCCGGGATTTCCCACGCGGATGCTGAAGGCCCATACGCGCAATCCAATTTTTCAGGCCTTGACGTAGACTAACAGCATTGACAGACTTGAGACTTGGTGGTGCGATTGGCCTGTCAAAAGCTCGCAAAATTTTCATTGGACCAGACAAACTTTATACTAGTTCAGTTTATTTTTGTCTGAAAGATTGTACGGAGTAATAGCTCAGTATTACAGCATAGGATTACTGAACTTATGCAGGAATTAACTTTCGCTTATCTTATATTGACTGTCACCAAGGCAGATGCTAGATTACTCTTTCGTTCTTCAGTTTGCAATACTGTATTTGTTTCAGTTTACGTAGTTGTGGATTCCACATTTCCATTAGCCTTACAATTGATAGGCATGGTCTGTCTGTCACGCTTCGTTCTCCCCTCTGTTTTCCTTTGTTAAAACCAGGAGCAACAAACGGGATTGGAAAGGAAACAGCTAGAGTTCTAGCTCTGAGGGGAGCGAATGTGATCATACCAGCAAGGACACTAGAGAGTGGCCAGAAGGTGAAAGAGAGCCTCGCAGATCAGGTCCCGAGCTCCAAGCTGCATGTCATGGAGATGGACCTGAGCTCTCTCAGCTCTGTCCGCAACTTTGCGCAGTCCTTCAACTCGTCGCATAAGCACCTGAACATCCTCATGTATGTATGGTCACCTCTGAAAGGCTCAAGATATTCAGAATTTAGCACCGCGGTTCTACTTCTGAACTCATCCCCATGgtaatctgaattctgaaacatGTTTCTCTGAAGAAACAATGCAGGGATTATGGCCTGCCCGTACCAGTTATCCGAGGATGGGATTGAGCTGCAGTTTGCAACGAATCATGTTGGTCAGTACCATATGTCAACAAATCCCTGTCACATGTACCACATCAGAGGATTTGCTTTGATGATATGACCTGAATTGCTGTTACTGTTGGTATTTTGTTCAGAAGAATGTAAACTTCTTCAGAAGCAAATTAATGATTGATTAATTAGGCACAAGCTTCTACTGAATTTGACCTTGTGAGCAGGCCATTTCTTGCTGACAAGTCTCCTACTTGACAAGATGAAATCAACCGCCAGAGAGACTGGTGTGCAAGGCAGGATCATAAACGTGTCTTCTGTCGCGCATAAAAGAAGTGATGGTACATGCTTTGAGCTGAACAAGCTAAACGATAAGGCTAGGTTGGCAAGAAGTTAATGTTTAGTTCTCATTGATCTTGTTTATAAGAGTTCAACGTAGCAAGaaggtgatttttttttatacTACGAAATTTATAGGTACAACCCATTCATTGCTTATTCACATTCCAAATTGGCCAATATTCTCCATGCAAATGAGTTGTCCAGGCGTTTTCAGGTATGCAATGTTTTGCCTTGCCGACATTCACTACATGCTCACAAACTTACACAAGTTAGGTGCAATTTCAGGAAGAAGGATGCAATCTAACAGCAAATTCCCTGCACCCTGGAGTAATCTTCACCAATATCGTCCGCTACATTGCAGGAAACAGTAATAACTTTGCAAGCTCAAGCTGgatatctcaaaaaaaaacattgttgATTTGCTGGACGCTCTGTTAAGTTAAcgaataaaaaaaaatacttgGCAGGTGCGCTACTTCCAGTTCTCTCCCCACTGGCAAAACTAGTTCTGAAGGGCTTACCCCAGGTAATTGAAATTGCAGTGTCCAGCTAACTCTCTACAATTAACATATATAATAACCAGTCACGCAACTCATAAGAATATCATCTGACGAACATGGTTTGTAGGGAGCTGCGACTACTTGCTACCTGGCATTGCACCCAGATCTGAAAAATGTATCTGGCAAATACTTTGCGGATTGCAATGAAACGACACCAACCACGGTTGCAAGGGATACAGAGCTGGCCAAGAAGCTATGGTTGTTCAGTGAAGAACTTGTAGGGATCAATGCGGCGAGCAGATCCAAATGATATGTCCCTATCCGTATGTGCTGTGGCTGCGAGCCTGTGAGAGTACCAATGCTTGAAATGTAACTTCTCTAAAAAGATGCCAAAAATATGAAACAATCGATAGTGTTAGCAATGAATGGTTGCTGATATGACCTGAATTGCTGTTACTGTTAGTATTTTGTTCAGAAGAATGTATTCAGAAGAAAattaatgatagattaattaggcacAAGCTGCTGGTGAACTAGCTGGtgtaaatataaaaattaattaaactagCAAAACAATTCTGGGCATGGACACATCTTGTAGACTTGTAGTACTATATGTAGGAGATGAGGGTTTCTACTGAGTTTGACCTTGTGACCTTCTTGCGGACAAGTCTCCTACTTGACAAGATGAAATCAGTCGCCCATAGAAGAAGTGATGGATGCTTTGAGCTGAACAAGCTAAATGATAAAgctaaaccctaacttttcaaaaagaaaaaagaaaaagctaaACCCTAAACGGGGGAGGCCCATCATGGCCCCGTGCGGATGGGCCATCGCGCCTGCGACTTATGGGGTAGTCTGGGCTGATTCATCAGACCCGAGTCGGTTGGCGTTCGCAAGCCCACGGTCCACGCGGACAGCTGTCTGAGACGGCTGGCTCCCTCTCATCCCCTTTCCCCTTTCTCCCCCGAGCTCCAAATTTCGTGTTTCTTCCCGGCTTCCCGCTCCGCTCTGTTCCCCATCCAGGTCCCAGTGTTGGTTTTACGGTTGACCGGACGGAACCCAACGCACGGTCGACCTGACCACCCGCAAAAGAGGCCAATGTGGTGGGCCCAACCCACGTGATTCTCCTCCCACGAACCTTCCTTCCCCCTtcgtctttcttttttttacctgCTCTCGATCTGAATCTGGCTTGGGAAGCTCCCGCGAGCTTCGgcaccaggggcggcggcggtggcgggagagcggcgccgctgctcgccgcggcgcggcAGCCTGGCGGGGGGAGATACGGCGGCCCGGCGGTTGGGAGGTGCGGCGAGCTTTGGACCTCAGGGCGAGCGAGGCGGCGGAGAGGTGCGGCAGCCCGACGGCTGGTGGTGCGGCGAGCTTCAggctctcgccgccggcggcgggagggccCTCCCCCGGGCTCTCGCCTCCGGCAGCGAGCTCCCCGGGTACCGgcgcccttttttttcttttcttttttcttttttttcaatttttttacctgatattttttttgatgtAAAAATTTTTCTCATGAAATTTTTAATTTGTTTCCGTACAAccatccaaattttttttgaatgtttCCCCTCTCCCCtaattttttctttgaaaaaatttgtGTGGTcgccaattttttcttgaaattttttttcgcTCTCCAGAAatttttcttcaacttttttatttttttcgctcTCTAaaaatttttcttgatttttttttcagaaaacgacaaaaaagttACTAAAAGTGGAAAATAAATGTAGCAGTCGGAAATCGACCGTACAGATCCCTTCCGTACGGTCGACCATAAATTAGTCTCCCCCCATCCAGGTAGGGCTAGTTTGGAAGCCCGAGACCCCGCTGCTCCTTCCCCGAGCAGCATCGCGAGTGAAGCGACGCGAGAagggggccgcgccgccgagcctccGCCTTCAGGCGttgccgcccctcctcctccacgtCCGGGCGCCGCCACCCCTCCGCCCCCTCACCCCCACCCCTCgctgcccctccgccgccccgtCTCCCCGTCGTCTACAACGTCACCAAGCCCTTGGAGATCTCGAtctgcagcagcgcctccagctTGCCTGTCTCTACCTCGTTTTCCTCCCCATCACGTGTGGGTCCTCCCCCTCCTTCTCTCCTATGGTTTCTAGGGTTTCTCTCCCTTGATGGATAGCTCTTCTCCCCGTCACGTGTGAGTCCTCCCCCCCgctctgtcagacccggggcagcgagactgcttataggcatagaatattctagagtaagcaatagatcatggatgtaccttacctcttttgtaactacccgaataagtgtagaactagctgcagtacaaaggaaactacccgattgtgttgtagtaggactccaactgtactcggctaggactttccttgtaaccctgtccccccccggatatataagggcgggcagggaccccctccaaacaatcatcaacacctaaggcaatacaaaccacacaagacgtagggtattacgcaaactcgcggccctgACCTGTCTAACTCTTTGTGTTcattgtaccatcgagttccagagcagtcgatccctacctacaaaccttactgctaagggtatccctgagcaggcttggcggtaaacaccgatagctggtgcggcaggtaggggattcggcgagttcatcggcgaattcgatggccggatcaagcgacgccaacaacgtgtTTGAGGGCACAACTctcgttttcggttcctgggcagGCACGGCTGACGGGTTGGgtggcttctccagccaccttatCACAACCAACTCGCCTAAACCGAAGATCACCCCCAACTCGCCGGCATCCGCGAGTCTGCGGATCTCGATGAAAAAAGAGTTCTACTCGAACTCAGTTCGGATAACGCAGAAAATGTGTCGACTCCGACTCGAGCTCTCGAGTTAGCCGAGCCCGATACAAACTCTGATACCAAAAAAATTCACTTTTCCGAAACCCTCGGAAAACACTTGACTCATCTCAAGACGatcaaacgccccaagatcaTCAACAACTTAGAGCTACTTGATGGAGTAGATagagtttcacgatcaatagaGGGATGCATCAAACTTGCGAAATCCGCCCTTGGCTCATCTACTTTACAGCAGAACCCAGAAGTGTTGAACTCGCTACAGAAAAGGTTGGGTAATATACTCTTAGGGATCGATCGAGTGGATTCTAAGCTCTCCGGTTGCATTAAGATAGCTGAAGGCACCCTGCAAAACAAggagcagaaatcgggaggaggaatctgcgggggatctggtgagacaaacccttGGCTTGTTCggttgggaccgtctatctccaggatacctcagagcccttcaccgaaacctgctcacattcgGACTCCTAAACCAGCCGAGTCCTCATTCGATCAGGGCTTCGATGAATTCGATGAATTCATGAACAACCTCGACAACTTTGAGCCATTCGATGATCTCAAAGACTGGTCTGACAACGTCAACttgttcatggacgctatgACCAACCCACCAGAACACACAGACGCCCTCTGGGTGTTGGCCAaacttaaaaagggaaaagccaaagctccagaacaatctAGCAAGTCGATTtttgacaaaccctggatcaagGAGCCTGAAGGGCTAACTCCCACCCAATCttggctacattggatgaatAAGAACACCCTCCGTGtggagatgggcatcccgcttcttgctcacccaaagcacacatactctaaaattggtggactaaccgattccgaatccgagtactcttccgactcggaggacgagctggatgacctaatccagtacagcaaaGAAGCCGAGTCCAACTCGACTCAGAAgcccaagtccgatcaggactctctccctaacttggtcatatatgcaacgccgcaaggacggacagtgcacctAAGGAAGACACAAGATCCCAACACCTCTGGCTCGCTGCCAACGGATCTGCCCTTCCAGCAGAGCACCCCTCTAGatccgtcctcaagcaaacaagaccaaaagattcaagatctttgccgtgaaatcctcatggttcgcatctccgaaGTCCAAGAACCTGAGGGTAATCCCACGGAGCATCTCAACCTTGACGACTACAActctgatgatttcgacgagtacctttccgacaacatggaaactactcctcccacaatcacagaagcccaagctactatCAAGCAAGATctgcctgcacctcctccagcagtgaTAGTCACTATGCAATTGGAAAAACAACAACCAACAGAAGATCTCTACGAGCGTCGCCGCCTGCTAAACCAGAAGAGGGCATTCAGGTGCCAGCGCCTCGCCAATAGCCAGCAGGAACAGCAGggtgacaactacgactactccaattgCGACCTCCGCAACGTGATCAACGTTGGTCGTGATGCGCGTAATGTCAttatctcaaggagaaaggaacgtgaggaagtcgaggcttacaacccttcttccaactaccgcatcccaccaaagacttccgcatccttcaagaagtaCACGCCGATAAGCACCCGTCCTCAGGGAAAACCGTGCACCCCGCATCACGAGGAAACATCTCTTGGCGGAGCCAGGGTCAACAAGACTCTACaacgcaagtgcttcatccacccgaagagttctcacacgatcttcgagtgcgactcactccgcaaggcccttggggcaccccTCCTAAAGGAGACTACCTAAAATCTAGTCGACCACTGTATCGACTAGTTTTACCCTCGAATAAttttattcagtcatgtaaaccattgatCATGTTTAAtgggcaaggggtaggtcttaagagttagagtctgtcattttacaattaCTGTAATATcaacaaatccaaaataaaagttgatttcctCCGTAAATCGACTAATTAGCTCTCGCTCATATGGCAAAGTACCCCATCTCAAATACTACCCGAAAAGCTGCACCGAAGCAGCAATCGAGTAGTCTTTACGGTTTACTTCGAGTGATCTTACGACATTTTCACCTTGGGTAACCCAACGGGGTTCATCCGAACAGACCTGTCCTAAGAATCACTCGCCCTCGTttgaggacaccttactcgccttgctcgtgtaagttttggatatccttctgacatttatgtcttggataacctgacggggttcatacctaacagttctgtcttaaggattactccagtccttggttaaaggacaccctactcgttGGCTTGAGTAgtttttggatactctttcgacatttttgtcttgggcaactcgacggggttcgtacctaacagacttgtcttaaGAGTTACTCCTGTCCTCGGttgaggacaccttactcgcctagctcgagtaagttttggatatccttccGACTTttacgtcttggataacccgacggggtttataCCTAATAGTTCTAtattaaggattactccagtccttggttaaaggacaccctactcgctggcttgaGTAgtttttggatactctttcgacatttttgtcttgggcaactcgacggggttcgtacctaacagacttgtcttaagagttactccagtcctcgattgaggacaccttactcgcctagcttgagtaagttttggatatcctttcgacatttatgtcttggataacccgacggggttcatacctaacagttctgtcttaaggattactccagtccttggttaaaggacacccttcTCGCTGGCTTGAGTAgtttttggatactctttcgacattttcatcttgggcaactcgacggggttcatacctaatagacttgtcttaagagttactccagtcctcggttgtagacaccttactcgcctcactcgagtaagttttagatatcctttcgacatttacgtcctggataacccgacggggttcatacctaacagttctgtcttaaggattactccagtccttggttaaaggacaccctactcactggttcgagtaggttttggatactattctgacattttcgtcttgggcaacttgacggggttcatacctaatagacttgtctgaagagttactccagtccttgggtaggacaccttactcgccttgctcgagtaagtttgggatatttctagaatattgacgtcttggttaactcgacggagttcaatcctaacagttctatttttgaaatcaatccagtcctggtataggacatactactcgacagatcgagtagtttgggatATTCTCATAAAAGTTGTATACTACCTGGGTGACCAAAcgaggtctatcctaactgaTCAACTACAAAAATCCCTCAACGAGAATAAACaaattcttgatactctaaaataggttAACACGAATCTCCTGTTTGCTCAATCTACTAAGGAAATCTTCACtacagaatctttttgcctcgagtattTGTCGGgtgctactcgcttgctcgagatacAAAAAGAGTTCTGTTTTCCCTTAGTATTCCGAGTAGATGTCGAGAGACTCCTGTTCACCTATCTGTCAAGGAGCATCTTAAATATCCCGACTCTCCAAATACTCTACAAGAATTCCCCCCCGCCCcgattggacaacaaagtccatatGAGCTTCGCTCCAACAAAGCACTTCCTTTAAAAAGGAAATCTGCTTTAAGCTACGGCTTTTCAACATCCTTATAGAGCTTtttccacttggttaatcctgcgggattcaatcctaaccggtcagcactagaaTTCTGATTCAGAATCACACACACAACTCAACCCCACTTGAGAATACTTTGCCTCCTGAGACACCTATGGATACAACTCTTCGTATCTACTATTACAACTGAGTAGGCGCGATGCTGCCAACACTCAGGACCCTTGAGTACATCTACTCGACACATCAAAGGATTTCACAATCCTAACACAGAACAAGTACTTAAATATTACACAAATACTCAACATTTGTCAAAAGTACTTGTGGCCACACGCCAATCAGCCTACAACCGAAAGTTCAAGGGGACTCAGGCTTGTTCAGGGACTCCACTATCTGGTTAGCCACCATGGAAGTTTCTTCCAAATACTGATTGAATTGTTCTTACGTACAATCAGCTTTGGCTCCCTTCCCAAGTGCgtccagacgagtggttggccagTAAGATTTCACCAACTCGAGTACATAACCCACGTACTGacgggtggttgtggagacatACCTTTTAAAGGCTTTGGGTATTTTACGAAGTTTCCCCGCCAAAGAGAGTGGTTCGTTCTCATTCCCCTCCGGAATCTCCATTACCTCGGCTACTTCTTGGGCAGCATCCCTGACTTCCCCCAGCGTGACAAGTTCCTGTTGCATCATGTCCCGAGATGCTGATAGGTCCTTGAGCCGCTGAAGAATTGTCACGGCCTCtcggtcagagtcctccttgatcttcttgagcttctctatttcatctatgtttcggtacataagtatctttagatccagtaccaagctttcctgaatctttaaagattttatacaagctgtgtactcgattgaaagaaaaatcttataaacaccaagcagaTCAACTAGTCGAACGCATAGTacatgctaaagactaacctttcttggatTGGGAGAGCTTCTTAAGCTTCCCCTGGAGAGCAGGCTTCTCAGATGAGAGCGTcttcaccctctctctctctcagagcATTCAGCTCTGTATCGTCCTGGGCTTGGCCatcctgtcggtgtttaccgccaagcctgctcagggttTGTAGGTTGGGATTGattgctctagaactcgatggtacaaggaacacaaagatttagacaggtttaggccgcgagttgcgtcataccctacgtcctgtgtggtttgtattgccttaggtgttgatgattgtttggaggggatctctgtctgcccttatatatccgggggggacagggttacatggaaagtcctagccgagtatagttggagtcctactacaatacgatcgggtagtttcctttgtactgcagctagttctacgcctatccgagtagttacaaaagaggtaaggtacatccatgagctatcccttactctagaacattctatgcatataagcagtcccgctgccctgggtctgacaagcccccgggctcttcgtagccgagtcctgcaggcatcaAGTACTTGGTtgggcatcttcgagtacttcaagtggttagaacatccttctggttgcttctggtccttccttcagatatgtcgagtagtccttcaagtacttccatttgcttcgaggctgtgaggtgctcaagccccgaaatctttatcatatatggtgcgcgaagtactcacgctccatatggagtagcccccgagccttaggttgaatcacagaatcaggctgagagtcacttcagtctttttacttccttattttccaaaaaatttgaaaaataaatctctgatgcctatatcccgcagcccccgagccttaaatcaaaatcccttttgctgcgagtagcccccgagcgtagatttggaattaaggatttaagtcatggcatcagattttatccttcagatcATTTGCAGTTTTCGTCAGATtcggaatccgaaaagacctctttttcgggtaaaatcccagaaaaatgatacaattggatccaccacactgattgcacccgaaataacataaggaataaaacccgggatgtacgacTCTTTATTCAGCGCTCACGTGGGGCGTTACTGttttggagaatctgcattattgcatctttgactgcgttcgtgaatgctgccatgaatgaGTCCGTAAAACGTGCACTGTTGATTCATGGGTCCTCCTCAGTAAGcccccttgtggctataaaaggcagggaAGAGGCCCTTAgcagaagcaccaaagtgtagcggtcatggcttttccttggtgttcttgctctcgccctcctaagATTTGTGTAGTTCTTCCCAGCAAAAGATGTTaaaagagaacttgcgagtgtcAAGAGAAGTCTTCGCTGCCTCCCCCTGCATCTCCACttctctcatcggatccattttggaaatcatgtccttgcatattccaatgaggcagggttTCAGGGGATGAGtggagtcttgttgtgtcacgtCCTAGGGACTCCCAGGGTGTGAGCCCCCAAGAACTGCATCTCTGGTagggagacttaatcttgtcacaaagtgttcagggagaaggagaaatttctctgtaagatgctacaagaggacttgcgaggtgattactgtaatctgtcTCCAAACCTCTTGTAGTTTATCTCCCTGAATACAAATATCATTATTCCCtgaatgggaataacaagtttgtactttgtcacggtcTCGGGTCGATCTAGCTGCGGCAGGCATCGACTAGAAGCTCCAGGAGATCCAGGCGTCAAGCATACAGGTCTGAGTCATTTGTAAAGTTAAGTATaaagaagtactcgagttgtaatatcgagtaattgtattgtgtcgagtacttttccttgttcTGAAATGTAATCCCAGTTTAAGGAAAGGAGAGTCGAGTAgttgactagggatgtgagtgttttctttttccagaatgtaatctcagaaaaaggaatgtctctttaAAATCCCATTTTTTCCATGATCTACAACGGATTGTTGGCCTGCTGGGTGTTTTACCATACTGCCACCGttattataaaatgaaacggtaacttaagttttaccccaccggccgccattcacTTTTACTGCTCTTAGATCTGTTTTTCACTCTTGAGCTCCCAGATCCAAAGTTCCTACACCCTGTTGTTCCCCATCCTCATCCTAGGGTTTCCGCCAGTTTATGCGCATGAAGCGATCCGtagatttccggatggcccccaagaaagcAACCAAAGAAAAAGGTGCGGCCACGGAGCCAACCCGAGATGAAGGCTGGGAACCAAGTAAGTGTTCCAGATCTGACTTGGAATCCTTAGTAAAacaaggtttcttggcttctgAATCCATAATCCAATGGCGTCCCGCGTTTGGTGACACCCGTCCGTACGAAAATACGGGCGAGATCATTGGATTTGTTCCATATTTTGAGCAGGGGTTTGGTCCTCCCAGCTCTAATTTCTTTTCTAGACTTTTGTATTATTATGGGATCCAACTTCACCATCTTACTCCCAATTCTTTTGTGCATATGTCTGTCTTCGTACATTTGTGCAAAgcgtttctgggcatcgagccgcATTTCGAACTTTTCCGACACCTTTTTCATCTTAATCCTCATCCCAATTTGGCTAGTTTAGATGTAGTTGGTGGAGCGGGAATTTAATTGAGACAGAAGATGGATAGGGTTTATATCCCCTATAAGTTATCTCAAAAGGTCATCGACTGGAAACCACGATGGTTTTAAGTCGAGAATCAGGGAAACAGCCTTCCATTCATCACAGCTGGTCCTCCCGTTCAACGTCTTGAATGGCTGAAAAAACCTTATGATATGAGCCAAATTCCAGAACTCCTGGAAACGATTGCAAATCTGAGGCAAAAGGGAATAAGTGGAGAGTCTGTGGCTTTTGACTGGATGAACCGTAGAATCCAGCCTCACCAAGCTCGAATTACTTTTGGTTTCGAGTATCAAGGGAGAAGTGATCCATCGCGATATTCGGGGGAAGAGATCACAAACGGAGAAGCTCTTCGTCGAGTACAATGGTTATTTGACAAAGTGGAGCATGTTCCTCAACTCCTCAACACTTTTTCAGTGCTGAATTCTCCCAAAGAGGTAAGTGCTAAGTAGTCGATTTGTAAAATCGAGTACTCTATTCAGACTTCTGACAATATTTCCTTTTCCTTATGCAGGATAATGTGAATGTTTATAGGAGTAGTCCTCCTTTGCTCGGCATATTTTGCCCGTCTCATCTTCTTCCGAGTGCTTATAACCCATTTGTGCCTGATTCTGAAGATTCTTCAGAATTTGAAAACTTTAGTTCTGATAATGAAGCTGCTAATGCAGAAGCTGCAGAGTCAGCTAGAGATGAAGACAGGGCGAATAG
The genomic region above belongs to Panicum virgatum strain AP13 chromosome 8N, P.virgatum_v5, whole genome shotgun sequence and contains:
- the LOC120685425 gene encoding short-chain dehydrogenase TIC 32, chloroplastic-like, which produces MLERVIDNWWLARESASAVMGLWSWPWGRQGPSGFGSASTAEEVTAGVDATNLTAIVTGATNGIGKETARVLALRGANVIIPARTLESGQKVKESLADQVPSSKLHVMEMDLSSLSSVRNFAQSFNSSHKHLNILINNAGIMACPYQLSEDGIELQFATNHVGHFLLTSLLLDKMKSTARETGVQGRIINVSSVAHKRSDGTCFELNKLNDKARYNPFIAYSHSKLANILHANELSRRFQEEGCNLTANSLHPGVIFTNIVRYIAGNSALLPVLSPLAKLVLKGLPQGAATTCYLALHPDLKNVSGKYFADCNETTPTTVARDTELAKKLWLFSEELVGINAASRSK